In one window of Helianthus annuus cultivar XRQ/B chromosome 17, HanXRQr2.0-SUNRISE, whole genome shotgun sequence DNA:
- the LOC110922828 gene encoding flavonoid 3'-monooxygenase CYP75B137, with protein sequence MAKLFFDAVSNGLSRLNTHLNTDGDAATTILIITFVLSIIWLVWMLTSKGSHPPLPPGPRSIPLVGNLLSLDPELHSYFAAVAKSYGPISRLWLGKKLGILITSPDLAREVLKLNDTIFANRDVPVAGIEATYGGNDIVWTPYGDQWRMLRKICVREMLSNQVLDSVYSLRRKEIRNTVNYLYNHAGSSVNVGEQMFLTVLNVITGMMWGGTVKSEDRERLGAEFRQLISELTGYLGMPNLSDFYPGLARFDLQGVKKNMKVLAKRFDGIFETMIEQRGKMGGDENKDFLQFLLKLKDSGDSNPPFTITHLKSLLMDMVVGGTDTTSNTVEFALAEMMNQPEMLKKAQHELDTVVGKDSIVEESHINKLPYLYAIMKETLRLHPTLPLLVPHCPSESCVIGGYTVPKGARVFVNVWSIHRDPAIWENPLEFRPERFLDGKWDYTGNDFTYFPFGSGRRICAGTAMGERMFMFLLGSIIHSFDWQLGQGKEHDLSEKFGIVLKKKVALLAIPTPRFSNPSLYC encoded by the exons ATGGCAAAACTATTCTTTGATGCCGTATCTAACGGCTTGTCAAGGTTAAACACACACCTCAATACAGACGGAGATGCTGCAACCACCATTCTCATAATCACCTTTGTGCTTTCTATAATCTGGCTTGTGTGGATGTTAACATCAAAGGGTTCCCACCCTCCACTGCCACCAGGCCCACGATCAATACCGCTAGTAGGAAATCTCCTATCTCTCGATCCTGAGCTCCACTCCTACTTTGCTGCAGTGGCCAAATCATATGGCCCTATATCGAGGCTCTGGCTCGGTAAAAAATTGGGTATTCTGATCACTTCTCCAGATTTGGCCCGTGAGGTGTTAAAACTAAACGATACAATCTTTGCCAACCGAGATGTTCCGGTTGCTGGGATAGAGGCAACATACGGTGGAAACGACATCGTCTGGACCCCTTATGGCGATCAGTGGCGGATGTTGAGAAAGATTTGCGTTCGTGAAATGCTTAGCAACCAAGTTTTGGATTCGGTTTACTCTCTCCGCAGAAAAGAGATCAGGAACACCGTGAACTACCTGTACAACCACGCTGGCTCATCGGTGAACGTTGGGGAGCAGATGTTTTTGACGGTGTTGAATGTGATTACCGGCATGATGTGGGGTGGCACCGTGAAGTCAGAAGATAGGGAAAGACTAGGAGCAGAGTTTCGGCAACTGATTAGTGAGTTGACTGGGTACCTGGGGATGCCGAATTTATCGGATTTTTATCCGGGTTTGGCACGGTTTGATCTGCAAGGAGTTAAGAAGAATATGAAAGTGTTGGCGAAGAGATTTGATGGGATTTTTGAGACGATGATCGAGCAAAGGGGGAAAATGGGTGGTGATGAAAACAAGGACTTTTTGCAGTTTTTGTTGAAGCTTAAGGACAGTGGAGATTCCAACCCACCCTTCACCATCACTCATCTCAAATCCTTGCTTATG gatATGGTGGTTGGAGGGACGGATACAACTTCTAATACAGTCGAGTTTGCCTTGGCTGAGATGATGAACCAACCCGAAATGCTAAAAAAGGCGCAACATGAATTAGACACGGTGGTCGGGAAAGACAGCATAGTCGAAGAATCCCACATCAACAAACTACCCTACCTATATGCTATCATGAAGGAAACTCTTCGATTGCATCCGACACTTCCCCTCTTGGTCCCTCATTGTCCAAGTGAGTCATGTGTGATTGGCGGCTACACGGTCCCCAAAGGTGCTCGGGTGTTTGTGAATGTTTGGTCTATACATAGAGACCCCGCTATTTGGGAAAATCCATTGGAATTTCGACCTGAAAGGTTCCTGGATGGGAAGTGGGATTATACTGGAAATGACTTTACTTATTTCCCATTTGGATCTGGGCGAAGGATATGCGCGGGGACCGCGATGGGAGAACGGATGTTTATGTTTTTGCTTGGATCCATAATTCATTCGTTTGATTGGCAATTGGGTCAGGGAAAAGAACATGATCTATCTGAAAAGTTTGGGATCGTGTTGAAGAAGAAAGTTGCTCTCCTGGCAATCCCCACACCAAGATTTTCAAACCCTTCACTATATTGTTGA